A part of Streptomyces sp. NBC_01451 genomic DNA contains:
- a CDS encoding M1 family metallopeptidase, whose protein sequence is MRPPRKYAGTRTAVLRRDAVVATVPVALAALLAAAAPAGAATTGTSGVGDPYFPLSGNGGYHVAHYDLNLRYDPVSRRLDGKAVLTVRATQKLTRFNLDLSGLKVTALTVDRVKAGFRRSGQELIVSPRHALNKNQTFQVAVTYSGVPKAVTDPDGSKDGWIATDDGVFVAGEPQGSMSWFPGNNHPKDKASYDFTITVPQGRTAVANGVLLSQRTAGGKSTFRWRQSEPMAAYLATATVGRFKVEQYTTRGGIKVYNAVDPREAADAAPVLKKLPSVLDWEAKLFGPYPYKAAGAIVDRAPQVGFALETQTRPVYDQAPDLSTLVHESAHQWFGDSVALTTWKDIWLNEGFATYTEWLYAEQHGGPSAQKTFDDLYATAANDDLWSFPPADPGSGANIFGRPVYDRGAMALHKLRKAVGDPAFFKILRTWATDHRDGHGTTAQFTALAERVSGKDLDQLFLTWIGTKGKPSAP, encoded by the coding sequence GTGAGACCCCCCAGGAAGTACGCAGGCACCCGCACCGCAGTCCTCCGTCGTGACGCCGTCGTCGCGACCGTGCCCGTCGCCCTCGCGGCCCTGCTGGCCGCCGCCGCACCCGCGGGAGCCGCGACGACAGGCACCTCTGGTGTCGGAGACCCGTACTTCCCGCTGTCCGGAAACGGCGGCTACCACGTCGCCCACTACGACCTGAACCTCCGCTACGACCCCGTGAGCCGCCGCCTCGACGGCAAGGCCGTACTCACCGTCCGCGCCACCCAGAAGCTGACCCGCTTCAACCTCGACCTCAGCGGCCTGAAGGTCACCGCCCTCACCGTCGACCGCGTGAAGGCGGGTTTCCGGCGCTCCGGCCAGGAACTGATCGTCAGCCCGCGCCACGCCCTGAACAAGAACCAGACCTTCCAGGTCGCCGTCACCTACAGCGGTGTCCCCAAGGCGGTCACGGACCCGGACGGCTCGAAGGACGGCTGGATCGCCACCGACGACGGCGTGTTCGTCGCCGGTGAGCCGCAGGGCTCCATGAGCTGGTTCCCCGGCAACAACCATCCCAAGGACAAGGCCTCGTACGACTTCACGATCACGGTCCCGCAGGGGCGCACCGCCGTCGCCAACGGCGTCCTCCTGAGCCAGAGGACCGCGGGCGGCAAGTCCACCTTCCGCTGGCGCCAGTCCGAGCCGATGGCCGCCTACCTGGCCACGGCCACGGTCGGGAGGTTCAAGGTCGAGCAGTACACCACCCGCGGCGGCATCAAGGTCTACAACGCCGTCGATCCGCGCGAGGCCGCCGACGCGGCGCCCGTGCTGAAGAAGCTCCCGTCCGTCCTGGACTGGGAGGCCAAGCTCTTCGGCCCCTACCCGTACAAGGCCGCCGGAGCCATCGTCGACCGTGCCCCGCAGGTCGGCTTCGCGCTGGAGACACAGACCCGTCCCGTGTACGACCAGGCCCCCGATCTGAGCACCCTGGTCCACGAGAGCGCCCACCAGTGGTTCGGCGACTCCGTCGCCCTCACCACCTGGAAGGACATCTGGCTCAACGAGGGCTTCGCGACCTACACCGAGTGGCTGTACGCGGAACAGCACGGCGGCCCGAGCGCCCAGAAGACCTTCGACGACCTGTACGCCACGGCCGCGAACGACGACCTGTGGTCGTTCCCGCCCGCCGACCCGGGCAGCGGCGCGAACATCTTCGGCAGGCCCGTCTACGACCGCGGTGCCATGGCCCTGCACAAGCTCCGCAAGGCGGTCGGCGACCCCGCCTTCTTCAAGATCCTGCGCACCTGGGCCACCGACCACCGGGACGGGCACGGTACGACCGCCCAGTTCACCGCCCTC
- a CDS encoding DUF488 domain-containing protein, producing the protein MTVRVRRVYEPPEPDDGVRVLVDRLWPRGLSKDAAQVHEWPKALTPSTELRRWYHSQEDPADTYEEFRRRYEAELAAPEAAEPLHALRELAAKGPTTLVTAARAPEQSHASVLAGLLTSGREP; encoded by the coding sequence GTGACCGTCCGTGTCCGTCGCGTCTACGAACCTCCCGAGCCGGACGACGGTGTACGCGTCCTGGTCGACCGGCTGTGGCCGCGCGGCCTGTCCAAGGACGCGGCGCAGGTCCACGAGTGGCCGAAAGCCCTCACCCCGTCGACCGAGCTGCGCCGCTGGTACCACTCCCAGGAGGACCCGGCCGACACCTACGAGGAGTTCCGGCGGCGGTACGAGGCGGAGCTGGCCGCGCCCGAGGCGGCCGAACCCCTGCACGCGCTGCGTGAGCTGGCCGCCAAGGGCCCGACGACGCTCGTCACCGCCGCCAGGGCCCCTGAGCAGAGCCATGCCTCCGTGCTGGCCGGACTGCTGACGTCCGGCCGGGAACCCTAG
- a CDS encoding FAD-binding dehydrogenase gives MDADVIVVGAGLAGLVAAHELTSKGRRVALVDQENAANLGGQAFWSFGGLFLVDSPEQRRVGIKDSFDLAWSDWQGSAQFDRVDDEDSWAVKWARAYVEFAAGEKRSWLAGHGISFLPTVGWAERGDLRAHGHGNSVPRFHVSWGTGTGVVEPFVLSAKEASRAGLLTFYHRHQVDELVVTEGAVRGVRGTVLAEDTSPRGVASNRDRIGDFELTAQAVIVTTGGIGANHDIVRQYWPERLGTAPAGMVTGVPAYVDGRMLDISARAGVRLVNRDRMWHYTEGIQNWSPIWPGHGIRILPGPSSMWFDALGRRLPEPCLPGYDTLGTLKYLRTTEDIAEHDHSWFILTQRIIEKEFALSGSEQNPDITAKDRKAFLKERILGKGAPGPVADFVKHGADFVVADNLDQLIGKMNELTDKPLLDVAQVRRQIEARDLQIANPYSKDAQVQGIRNSRRYIGDRLGRTASPHRILDPEAGPLIGVKLHTLTRKTLGGIQTDLDSRALGATGEPVEGLYAAGEVAGFGGGGVHGYNALEGTFLGGCLFSGRAAGRAAARATA, from the coding sequence ATGGATGCGGACGTCATCGTCGTCGGAGCCGGCCTCGCCGGACTGGTCGCGGCACACGAGCTGACCAGCAAGGGCCGACGGGTCGCGCTGGTCGACCAGGAGAACGCCGCCAACCTCGGCGGGCAGGCCTTCTGGTCGTTCGGCGGGCTGTTCCTCGTCGACTCCCCGGAGCAGCGGCGGGTCGGCATCAAGGACTCCTTCGACCTCGCCTGGAGCGACTGGCAGGGCAGCGCCCAGTTCGACCGCGTCGACGACGAGGACTCCTGGGCGGTGAAGTGGGCGCGCGCCTACGTCGAGTTCGCGGCGGGGGAGAAGCGCTCCTGGCTCGCCGGGCACGGCATCTCGTTCCTGCCGACGGTCGGCTGGGCGGAACGCGGCGACCTGCGCGCCCACGGACACGGCAACTCCGTACCCCGCTTCCACGTCTCCTGGGGCACCGGCACCGGAGTCGTCGAACCCTTCGTGCTCAGCGCCAAGGAGGCGTCCCGGGCCGGGCTGCTGACCTTCTACCACCGTCACCAGGTCGACGAGCTCGTCGTCACGGAGGGCGCCGTGCGCGGCGTACGCGGCACGGTCCTCGCCGAGGACACCTCGCCGCGCGGAGTGGCCTCCAACCGCGACCGGATCGGCGACTTCGAACTCACCGCCCAAGCCGTGATCGTCACCACCGGCGGCATCGGCGCCAACCACGACATCGTGCGCCAGTACTGGCCCGAGCGGCTCGGCACGGCACCGGCCGGCATGGTCACCGGCGTGCCCGCCTACGTCGACGGGCGGATGCTCGACATCAGCGCCCGGGCCGGCGTCCGGCTGGTCAACCGGGACCGCATGTGGCACTACACCGAGGGCATCCAGAACTGGAGCCCGATCTGGCCCGGCCACGGCATCCGCATCCTGCCCGGCCCGTCCTCCATGTGGTTCGACGCGCTCGGCCGCCGCCTCCCCGAGCCCTGCCTGCCCGGCTACGACACCCTCGGCACCCTCAAGTACCTGCGCACCACCGAGGACATCGCCGAGCACGACCACTCCTGGTTCATCCTCACCCAGCGGATCATCGAGAAGGAGTTCGCCCTGTCGGGCTCCGAGCAGAACCCCGACATCACCGCCAAGGACCGCAAGGCGTTCCTCAAGGAGCGCATCCTCGGCAAGGGCGCCCCCGGCCCGGTGGCCGACTTCGTGAAGCACGGCGCGGACTTCGTGGTCGCCGACAACCTCGACCAGCTCATCGGCAAGATGAACGAGCTGACCGACAAGCCGCTGCTGGACGTGGCCCAGGTGCGGCGCCAGATCGAGGCCCGCGACCTCCAGATCGCCAACCCGTACAGCAAGGACGCGCAGGTCCAGGGCATCCGCAACTCCCGCCGCTACATCGGCGACCGGCTCGGTCGCACCGCCTCCCCGCACCGCATCCTCGACCCGGAGGCCGGCCCGCTCATCGGCGTCAAGCTCCACACCCTCACCCGCAAGACCCTCGGCGGCATCCAGACGGACCTCGACTCGCGCGCGCTGGGTGCGACGGGCGAGCCCGTCGAGGGGCTGTACGCGGCCGGTGAGGTCGCCGGCTTCGGCGGTGGCGGCGTGCACGGCTACAACGCCCTGGAGGGCACCTTCCTCGGCGGCTGCCTCTTCTCGGGCCGTGCGGCGGGCCGGGCGGCTGCACGGGCGACGGCCTAG
- a CDS encoding TetR/AcrR family transcriptional regulator, protein MAVEGTTGRVTKRRVRTRANLLEAAFAVFAAKGFGRVSIEEVCEAAGYSRGAFYSNFDSLDELFFALYGERAGLIADQVAGALALDGPDLDVPAAVDRVTEVLLLDLDWLLVKTDFLVHAARDPAVARTLLEHRERLRRAVADRLARATGHTELPAVLGDTEGAAHAVIAAYDGVTTQLLLDKDVEHARAWLKQLLTALLTDGSDNPAARSGG, encoded by the coding sequence ATGGCGGTCGAGGGGACGACGGGGCGGGTGACCAAGCGGCGCGTGCGGACGCGCGCCAATCTGCTGGAGGCCGCGTTCGCGGTGTTCGCCGCGAAGGGGTTCGGGCGGGTCTCGATCGAGGAGGTCTGCGAGGCCGCCGGCTACAGCAGAGGCGCCTTCTACTCCAACTTCGACAGCCTGGACGAGCTGTTCTTCGCCCTCTACGGGGAGCGGGCCGGCCTGATCGCCGACCAGGTCGCGGGCGCGCTCGCCCTGGACGGTCCCGATCTCGACGTACCCGCGGCCGTCGACCGGGTCACCGAGGTCCTGCTGCTCGACCTGGACTGGCTGCTCGTCAAGACCGACTTCCTGGTCCACGCGGCCCGGGACCCCGCCGTCGCCCGGACCCTCCTGGAACACCGTGAGCGGCTGCGGCGGGCCGTCGCGGACCGGCTCGCCCGCGCCACCGGACACACCGAACTGCCCGCCGTACTCGGCGACACCGAGGGCGCCGCCCACGCGGTGATCGCCGCGTACGACGGGGTCACGACCCAACTGCTGCTGGACAAGGACGTCGAGCACGCACGCGCGTGGCTCAAGCAGCTGCTCACCGCACTGCTCACCGACGGCAGCGACAACCCGGCCGCGCGCAGCGGCGGATGA
- a CDS encoding alpha-ketoglutarate-dependent dioxygenase AlkB — protein sequence MAAHLQGSLFDQTDEIRLGTLAGMRRTPLRHGAWIDELPGWLHGADALFGQLAAEVPWRAERRQMYDHVVDVPRLLAFYGEADALPHPVLARARDTLGAHYATELGEPFTTAGLCHYRDGRDSVAWHGDRIGRGAREDTMVAILSVGAPRDLLLRPVRGGGTVRRPLGHGDLIVMGGSCQRTWEHSVPKSARAAGPRISVQFRPRGVQ from the coding sequence ATGGCCGCGCATCTCCAAGGTTCCCTCTTCGACCAGACCGACGAAATCCGGCTCGGCACCCTGGCCGGAATGCGGCGCACCCCGCTGCGCCACGGCGCCTGGATCGACGAACTGCCCGGCTGGCTCCACGGAGCGGACGCCCTGTTCGGACAGCTGGCGGCCGAGGTCCCCTGGCGGGCCGAGCGCCGGCAGATGTACGACCACGTCGTGGACGTCCCCCGGCTGCTGGCCTTCTACGGCGAGGCGGACGCGCTGCCGCACCCGGTGCTGGCCCGGGCGCGGGACACGCTCGGCGCGCACTACGCCACCGAACTCGGGGAGCCGTTCACGACAGCCGGGCTCTGCCACTACCGGGACGGGCGGGACAGCGTCGCCTGGCACGGGGACCGGATCGGGCGCGGTGCGCGCGAGGACACCATGGTCGCGATCCTCTCCGTGGGCGCACCGCGCGACCTGCTGCTGCGGCCGGTGCGCGGGGGCGGGACGGTACGGCGTCCGCTGGGACACGGGGACCTGATCGTGATGGGCGGCTCCTGCCAGCGCACCTGGGAGCACTCCGTACCCAAGAGCGCGCGGGCCGCCGGGCCCCGGATCAGCGTCCAGTTCCGGCCGCGCGGGGTGCAGTGA
- a CDS encoding MBL fold metallo-hydrolase, which yields MRADVQRVADGIYLVHGSNTNWVILTEGDAATLIDTGYPGDRQLVLDSLAQVGSSPEAVAAILVTHAHNDHIGSAEYLRSVYGTPVLTHEAEVPHARRDFLHQVTVGDVLRNGWRPGVLPWAVHAIRSGGTTQVPVAEPQPFPEVLDLPGGPVPVHTPGHTDGHCAFHLPDAGVVVSGDALVSGHPTARLKGPQLLPDMFHRERERAVASLDLLEKLPADVLLPGHGPVHHGSVRAAARQARERAL from the coding sequence ATGCGGGCAGACGTCCAGCGAGTCGCCGATGGCATTTACCTCGTACACGGAAGCAACACCAACTGGGTGATCCTCACCGAGGGGGACGCCGCCACCCTGATCGACACCGGATACCCCGGCGACCGGCAGCTGGTCCTCGACTCGCTCGCGCAGGTGGGCAGTTCACCGGAGGCCGTCGCGGCGATACTCGTCACGCACGCCCACAACGACCACATCGGCTCGGCCGAGTACCTGCGCTCCGTGTACGGCACGCCGGTGCTGACGCACGAGGCCGAAGTGCCGCACGCGCGCCGGGACTTCCTGCACCAGGTGACCGTCGGGGACGTACTCAGGAACGGGTGGCGGCCGGGTGTGCTCCCCTGGGCCGTGCACGCGATCCGCTCCGGCGGCACCACCCAGGTGCCGGTCGCCGAACCACAGCCGTTCCCGGAGGTGCTCGACCTGCCGGGCGGGCCCGTCCCCGTCCACACCCCGGGGCACACCGACGGCCACTGCGCCTTCCACCTTCCGGACGCCGGGGTCGTGGTCTCCGGCGACGCCCTGGTCAGCGGACACCCGACCGCCCGGCTCAAGGGCCCGCAGCTGCTGCCCGACATGTTCCACCGTGAACGCGAGCGCGCGGTGGCCTCGCTGGACCTGCTGGAAAAGCTCCCGGCCGATGTCCTGCTGCCCGGCCACGGGCCCGTTCACCACGGCAGCGTGCGGGCGGCTGCCCGGCAGGCGCGGGAGCGGGCCCTGTGA
- a CDS encoding DUF4032 domain-containing protein, with protein MALQISATNPEHPALLLELPWHLPLEEWPDRYLVPLPRGISRHVVRYARAGDEVIAVKELAERPALREYELLRDLDRLGIPAVDPLAVVTGRATDEGGALEPVLITRHLGGSMPYRSMFETTMRPATMHRLMDALAVLLVRLHLAGFAWGDCSLSNTLFRRDAGAYAAYLVDAETGDLHPQLSNGQREYDLDLARVNISGELLDLEASGALHPSVDPIEFGMEICARYQRLWQELTRTSVYPAGKYHFIERRIRRLNELGFDVAEMQIEHSSNGDTVTFVPKVVDAGHHQRQLLRLTGLDTEENQARRLLSDLESWMATQDDYEPGDPLGASPEVLAHRWVREVFRPTVREVPRELRGNVDPAEIYHQLLEHRWFLSERAQHDIGLDTAVKDYIANILPKARQSLPLPTDEETEAAPPG; from the coding sequence ATGGCATTGCAGATCAGCGCCACCAATCCCGAGCACCCCGCACTCCTGCTCGAACTGCCGTGGCACCTCCCCCTGGAAGAGTGGCCCGACCGCTATCTCGTCCCGCTGCCGCGCGGCATCTCCCGGCACGTCGTGCGCTACGCGCGCGCCGGCGACGAGGTGATCGCCGTCAAGGAGCTGGCGGAACGCCCCGCCCTGCGCGAGTACGAGCTGCTGCGGGACCTCGACCGGCTCGGCATCCCGGCCGTCGACCCCCTCGCCGTGGTCACCGGCCGGGCCACCGACGAGGGCGGCGCCCTGGAGCCGGTGCTGATCACCCGGCACCTCGGCGGCTCCATGCCGTACCGCTCGATGTTCGAGACGACGATGCGCCCGGCCACCATGCACCGTCTAATGGACGCGCTGGCCGTCCTGTTGGTCCGGCTCCACCTGGCCGGGTTCGCCTGGGGCGACTGCTCCCTGTCCAACACCCTGTTCCGGCGTGACGCGGGCGCGTACGCCGCGTACCTGGTCGACGCCGAGACGGGCGATCTGCACCCGCAGCTCAGCAACGGCCAGCGCGAGTACGACCTGGACCTCGCCCGGGTGAACATCAGCGGTGAACTGCTGGACCTGGAGGCGTCCGGGGCGCTGCACCCCTCCGTGGACCCGATCGAGTTCGGCATGGAGATCTGCGCCCGCTACCAGCGGCTGTGGCAGGAGCTGACCCGCACCTCCGTGTACCCGGCGGGCAAGTACCACTTCATCGAGCGCCGCATCCGGCGCCTGAACGAGCTCGGTTTCGACGTGGCCGAGATGCAGATCGAGCACTCCTCGAACGGCGACACGGTGACCTTCGTGCCCAAGGTCGTCGACGCCGGGCACCACCAGCGGCAGTTGCTGCGGCTGACCGGGCTCGACACCGAGGAGAACCAGGCACGGCGCCTCCTCAGCGACCTGGAGAGCTGGATGGCCACCCAGGACGACTACGAGCCCGGCGACCCCCTCGGCGCCAGCCCGGAGGTGCTCGCGCACCGCTGGGTACGGGAGGTGTTCCGGCCGACCGTGCGGGAGGTGCCGCGCGAACTGCGCGGCAACGTGGACCCCGCCGAGATCTACCACCAGCTCCTGGAACACCGCTGGTTCCTCTCCGAGCGGGCGCAGCACGACATCGGCCTGGACACGGCGGTCAAGGACTACATCGCCAACATCCTGCCCAAGGCCCGGCAGTCGCTGCCCCTGCCGACGGACGAGGAGACAGAGGCGGCGCCGCCCGGCTGA
- a CDS encoding universal stress protein has translation MTRPITAGVDGTPESHAALAWAAREAVRRNLALRVVHAWELVPDQAFGAGTRETHDQWVRDGVDEAARGVAERHPELAVTVDVVEGNAAHSLAEAAAEAEMLVLGSRGHGAVVGFLLGSVGQHVIAESTRPVVLVRAEDLASGEAAGREVVVGQEGDPEESAPALRFAFEAAAARGAGVRAVRAWSLPPVFAYSPGSLKLLDEAGGLEPYEKNALAAALEPWRERFPEVPVTEHVEMGSAGEVLLSVAARAQLLVVGRRARRSAVGARIGSVAHGVLHHAHCPVAVVPHE, from the coding sequence ATGACGCGCCCGATCACGGCAGGGGTGGACGGAACGCCCGAGAGTCACGCAGCGCTGGCGTGGGCGGCCCGGGAGGCCGTACGCCGCAACCTCGCGCTGCGCGTGGTGCACGCCTGGGAGCTGGTGCCTGACCAGGCGTTCGGGGCCGGGACCCGGGAGACCCACGACCAGTGGGTGCGGGACGGTGTGGACGAGGCCGCGCGCGGCGTGGCCGAACGCCATCCGGAGCTGGCCGTCACCGTCGACGTGGTCGAGGGGAACGCGGCGCACTCGCTCGCCGAGGCCGCGGCGGAGGCCGAGATGCTGGTGCTCGGCTCCCGCGGGCACGGTGCCGTCGTCGGGTTCCTGCTCGGCTCCGTCGGACAGCATGTGATCGCCGAGTCCACGCGGCCCGTCGTCCTCGTCCGCGCGGAGGACCTGGCCTCCGGCGAGGCCGCGGGCCGTGAGGTCGTCGTGGGGCAGGAGGGCGACCCGGAGGAGAGCGCGCCGGCCCTGCGGTTCGCCTTCGAGGCCGCGGCGGCTCGTGGCGCCGGTGTGCGTGCCGTGCGCGCGTGGAGTCTGCCGCCGGTGTTCGCGTACAGCCCGGGTTCGCTGAAGCTCCTCGACGAGGCCGGGGGCCTGGAACCGTACGAGAAGAACGCGCTGGCCGCTGCCCTGGAACCGTGGCGCGAGCGCTTCCCCGAGGTACCTGTCACCGAGCACGTGGAGATGGGCAGCGCGGGGGAGGTGCTGCTGTCGGTGGCCGCGCGGGCGCAGCTCCTGGTCGTCGGGCGGCGTGCCCGCCGCTCGGCCGTGGGTGCGCGGATCGGCTCGGTCGCCCACGGTGTGCTGCACCACGCGCACTGTCCGGTGGCCGTCGTCCCGCACGAGTGA
- a CDS encoding VOC family protein, with protein MTLQWEQVIVDAADPAALGHWWAEALGWAVVDDSPEEYEIRPTPDQMPGLLFVRVPEAKSVKNRLHLDFRPDDRQAEVDRLLALGARHADIGQGEQSWTTLLDPEGNEFCVLGARQG; from the coding sequence ATGACCTTGCAGTGGGAACAAGTGATCGTGGACGCAGCGGACCCGGCCGCACTGGGGCACTGGTGGGCCGAGGCCCTCGGCTGGGCCGTCGTGGACGACTCCCCCGAGGAGTACGAGATCCGGCCGACGCCGGATCAGATGCCCGGCCTGCTGTTCGTACGGGTCCCGGAGGCGAAGTCCGTCAAGAACCGGCTGCATCTCGACTTCCGGCCCGACGACCGCCAGGCCGAGGTCGACCGTCTGCTGGCCCTCGGCGCGCGCCACGCGGACATCGGCCAGGGGGAGCAGTCCTGGACCACGCTCCTGGACCCGGAGGGCAACGAGTTCTGCGTGCTCGGCGCGCGTCAGGGCTGA
- a CDS encoding ricin-type beta-trefoil lectin domain protein, with translation MPKDAVCGPRLFGGTQCLDATGSATTVGTKVGLWNCNGGADQQWRLN, from the coding sequence GTGCCCAAGGACGCTGTCTGCGGCCCGCGGCTGTTCGGCGGCACACAGTGCCTGGACGCCACCGGCAGCGCGACCACCGTGGGCACCAAGGTCGGACTGTGGAACTGCAACGGCGGCGCCGACCAGCAGTGGCGCCTGAACTGA
- a CDS encoding calcium-binding protein: MRTRRRIATATTTALTLTLVLGAAALTAPAVQAATPDAGTLRDVAGNGERDLWFKDEAGQTNRLTVSMRFESRDGGNDAYYILTFRDRAPIAIDSSAAENYECVYPSATDRTVARCAVHVPVGTDFTDDYYIDLGNGNDTVSIAADNYAYSTIYGGKGNDVLVGNSQTELYGQDGNDRTVGGGEQRGNGARGGAGNDVLTGCSACYGDAGNDSLTGDATSNRLDGGDGNDILRGNSGADNLYGGRGNDRLYGDRGNDVLWGNSGNDVLHGGPGNDRLSGGPGNDKVYQN, from the coding sequence ATGCGTACACGGAGAAGGATCGCCACCGCGACAACCACCGCCCTCACCCTCACCCTTGTCCTGGGCGCAGCCGCGCTCACGGCTCCCGCCGTCCAGGCGGCCACTCCGGACGCGGGTACGCTGCGCGACGTCGCGGGCAACGGCGAGCGCGACCTCTGGTTCAAGGACGAGGCCGGTCAGACGAACCGGCTGACGGTCTCGATGAGGTTCGAGAGCCGCGACGGTGGGAACGACGCCTACTACATCCTCACCTTCCGCGACCGCGCGCCCATCGCCATCGACAGCAGTGCGGCCGAAAACTACGAGTGCGTGTACCCGTCGGCGACCGACCGCACGGTCGCCCGCTGCGCGGTCCACGTCCCGGTGGGCACCGACTTCACCGACGACTACTACATCGACCTGGGCAACGGCAACGACACCGTGTCGATCGCCGCCGACAACTACGCGTACAGCACGATCTACGGCGGCAAGGGCAACGACGTGCTGGTGGGCAACAGCCAGACCGAGCTCTACGGCCAGGACGGCAACGACCGCACCGTCGGCGGGGGCGAACAGCGGGGCAACGGAGCGCGCGGCGGAGCCGGGAACGACGTCCTGACCGGGTGCTCCGCGTGCTACGGCGACGCCGGCAACGACTCGCTCACCGGCGACGCCACCAGCAACCGACTGGACGGCGGCGACGGCAACGACATCCTGCGCGGAAATTCAGGCGCCGACAACCTCTACGGCGGCAGGGGCAACGACCGCCTGTACGGCGACCGGGGCAACGACGTCCTGTGGGGCAACAGCGGCAACGACGTCCTGCACGGCGGTCCGGGCAACGACAGGCTCTCGGGCGGCCCCGGCAACGACAAGGTGTATCAGAACTAG
- a CDS encoding FAD-dependent oxidoreductase — MAPERSTVGVIMTVDDDPGVSRAVARDLRRRYGESYRIVRAESGESALDALRELKLRGDLVAVILADYRMPQMNGIEFLEQALDVYPGARRVLLTAYADTNAAIDAINVVDLDHYLLKPWDPPEEKLYPVIDDLLEAWRCSDFRPVPSTKVVGHRWSARSSDVREFLARNQVPYRWYSTEEPEGQRLLAACGQDGQRLPVVITADGTALVEPEVPELAAQVGLATTPTADFYDLVVIGGGPAGLGAAVYGASEGLRTVLVERSATGGQAGQSSRIENYLGFPDGVSGAQLTDRARRQATKFGAEILSAREVTGLEVSGSARLVRFSDGSAIAAHSVILATGVSYRQLEAPGAVELSGCGVFYGSALTEAAGCQGHDVYIVGGANSAGQAAMYLSRGAKSVTLLVRGADLTASMSHYLIQQIAESPNISVRAGTVVEAAHGGDHLEQLTLRDTASGETELVDAQWLFVFIGAAPLTDWLDGTVLRDERGFILAGPDLTADGRPPADWELDRPPYHLETNIPGVFVAGDARAESAKRVASAVGEGAMAVMLVHRYLEQS; from the coding sequence ATGGCACCTGAGAGGTCTACCGTAGGTGTAATCATGACCGTGGACGACGACCCCGGGGTGTCCCGGGCCGTCGCCCGTGACCTGCGGCGGCGCTACGGCGAGTCGTACCGCATCGTGCGCGCGGAGTCCGGGGAGTCCGCGCTGGACGCGCTGCGGGAGCTGAAGCTGCGGGGTGATCTGGTGGCGGTGATCCTGGCCGACTACCGGATGCCGCAGATGAACGGCATCGAGTTCCTCGAACAGGCCCTGGACGTCTATCCGGGCGCGCGGCGCGTGCTGCTCACCGCGTACGCGGACACCAACGCGGCGATCGACGCGATCAACGTCGTCGACCTCGACCACTATCTGCTCAAGCCCTGGGATCCGCCCGAGGAGAAGCTCTATCCCGTCATCGACGATCTCCTGGAGGCCTGGCGGTGCAGTGACTTCAGGCCGGTGCCGAGCACCAAGGTGGTCGGGCACCGGTGGTCGGCCCGCTCGTCGGACGTACGGGAGTTCCTGGCCCGCAACCAGGTGCCGTACCGCTGGTACTCCACCGAGGAGCCCGAGGGGCAGCGGCTGCTCGCGGCCTGCGGTCAGGACGGGCAGCGGCTGCCGGTGGTGATCACGGCGGACGGTACGGCGCTCGTCGAGCCGGAGGTGCCGGAGCTGGCCGCTCAGGTGGGGCTGGCGACGACGCCCACGGCCGACTTCTACGACCTCGTCGTCATCGGCGGCGGGCCCGCCGGACTGGGCGCCGCCGTGTACGGGGCCTCGGAGGGCCTGCGGACGGTGCTGGTGGAACGGTCGGCGACCGGCGGGCAGGCCGGGCAGAGTTCGCGGATCGAGAACTACCTGGGCTTCCCGGACGGGGTGTCCGGCGCCCAGCTCACCGACCGGGCGCGGCGCCAGGCCACGAAGTTCGGCGCCGAGATCCTCTCCGCGCGCGAGGTGACCGGCCTTGAGGTGAGCGGCTCGGCGCGGCTCGTGCGGTTCTCGGACGGGTCGGCGATCGCCGCGCACAGCGTGATCCTGGCGACCGGTGTGTCGTACCGGCAGTTGGAGGCTCCGGGGGCCGTCGAGCTGTCGGGCTGCGGGGTGTTCTACGGATCCGCGCTGACCGAGGCAGCCGGCTGCCAGGGCCACGACGTGTACATCGTCGGCGGCGCCAACTCGGCCGGGCAGGCGGCGATGTACCTGTCCAGGGGCGCCAAGTCGGTCACGCTGCTGGTGCGCGGCGCGGATCTCACCGCGTCGATGTCGCACTATCTGATCCAGCAGATCGCCGAGTCGCCGAACATCTCGGTGCGGGCCGGCACGGTCGTCGAGGCCGCGCACGGCGGCGACCACCTGGAGCAGCTGACGTTGCGCGACACGGCGAGCGGGGAGACCGAACTGGTCGACGCGCAGTGGCTGTTCGTGTTCATCGGCGCGGCCCCGCTGACCGACTGGCTGGACGGCACGGTGCTGCGGGACGAGCGCGGGTTCATCCTCGCCGGGCCCGATCTGACCGCCGACGGGCGGCCACCGGCGGACTGGGAGCTGGACCGGCCGCCTTACCACCTGGAGACCAACATCCCCGGCGTGTTCGTCGCCGGGGACGCGCGCGCGGAGTCCGCCAAGCGGGTCGCGTCCGCCGTCGGAGAGGGAGCCATGGCCGTGATGCTCGTACACCGGTATCTGGAGCAGTCGTGA